A single window of Pirellulales bacterium DNA harbors:
- a CDS encoding transcriptional regulator, translating into MARNEQLIRQLKLLQILEESRYGCTLEELRAGLLERLGLSSLSTRTVRRDLEALQAAGFDVDTTTSEARGTVWKLGRTLRRLPELSATCTELLALSAGRDLLLALSGTPFAQGIESFWEKIREALPEPVWKHFERRRQKLIVRTIPHKSYATKAGILATLNRAILEHRRVEIAYQGLGKPRPMPRKIEPLGLAVYQGSIYAVASACDAAPDEPPRHFKLDRISRSQLLDERFAPRAFDLQSHFSHSVGVYKAARPQRFRIRFSALVAPWASETPWHPQAKLEPLDDGGLMMTLTAAYEAEIVPKVLGLGAEVEILEPASARRAVEQIARRMVAVYGEATAPMSCDGERIAAAPAN; encoded by the coding sequence ATGGCTCGTAACGAACAACTGATTCGGCAACTGAAGCTGCTGCAAATCCTCGAGGAGTCGCGCTATGGTTGTACGCTCGAGGAGCTTCGTGCGGGCTTGCTCGAGCGGCTCGGCCTGTCGTCGCTGTCGACACGCACAGTTCGCCGCGATCTCGAGGCCCTGCAGGCTGCCGGGTTCGATGTCGACACGACGACCTCCGAGGCGCGGGGCACGGTCTGGAAGCTGGGCCGTACATTGCGTCGCTTGCCGGAGCTCTCGGCCACGTGTACGGAGTTGCTGGCCCTCTCGGCCGGACGTGATTTGCTCTTGGCACTCAGCGGCACCCCGTTCGCCCAGGGCATCGAGTCCTTCTGGGAAAAAATCCGCGAGGCCTTGCCCGAACCCGTCTGGAAGCATTTCGAACGCCGCCGTCAAAAGCTGATCGTCCGCACGATACCGCACAAGTCGTACGCCACCAAGGCTGGAATCCTGGCGACGCTCAATCGCGCGATCCTCGAACACCGTCGGGTTGAGATTGCCTATCAGGGGCTGGGGAAACCCCGCCCGATGCCACGGAAGATCGAACCGCTGGGCTTGGCCGTGTACCAAGGCAGCATCTATGCAGTCGCCTCGGCCTGCGATGCGGCGCCCGACGAGCCACCGCGGCACTTCAAGCTGGACCGGATTAGTCGCTCGCAGCTATTGGACGAGCGGTTTGCGCCGCGAGCGTTCGATCTGCAGAGCCATTTCAGCCACAGCGTAGGCGTCTATAAGGCTGCTCGACCGCAGCGGTTTCGGATTCGCTTTTCGGCGCTCGTGGCTCCCTGGGCCAGTGAGACGCCTTGGCATCCGCAGGCCAAGCTCGAGCCGTTGGATGACGGCGGGCTGATGATGACGTTGACGGCCGCTTACGAGGCCGAGATCGTGCCCAAAGTGCTGGGCCTGGGGGCCGAAGTAGAGATCCTGGAGCCGGCCTCAGCTCGACGTGCGGTCGAACAAATCGCTCGACGCATGGTCGCCGTCTACGGAGAGGCGACAGCGCCCATGTCTTGTGATGGCGAGCGGATCGCCGCAGCTCCAGCGAACTGA
- a CDS encoding AAA family ATPase: MADLVAMRTKVVRDISPSTGLFWIHRLPADPHCFAQAQTPDDEEEAWLRIDKPRPPARPRCPEICQPWLELSSLEQVNQVPQLREEIADPGWQPPIDSGDSEEALPTPHLRLVDHPEVLTAWQRFLEDQWLPWQTKQRHWLLVQDAYSRLFKIYQEQLRRGEQYELRFGFGLLAWVTPRNQRIYHPLITASVAIELEATSGCLRVSPSVDGVNLSLEQDMLEVDERPAIELQHRTREQIQQLGSPWERADLRSLLTAYVHGLHSDAQYEDALEPPTRVTEVPQVCFAPVLILRPRMGRSLRAALQRISEQIHTGGRLPAGIAELVTSDDAPKDLSQRSTAADSTIPADHSESDGILFPLPYNREQEQIIERLGGRTGVLVQGPPGTGKSHTITNLVCHFLAQGRRVLVTSQTPRALKVLRDKFPTEIKPLAVSLLGENQEAMASLEASVQGILRYTANTSLEQLDQAIDVHRKQRCEMRAELARLHTLDAEQRRTELATITIPSTPYRGKAQALAQQLAMEADRYDWFPSAPLQPICPLTAAQLEELFSFWSEASQDRQLLTLQLPGANVLPSVAELDQAVDRLKMVRLKARVTATGNSELHEHLVQLPLAELSALQNVATQLQAAWLELSEALEPWHRQALADLRGGNRLDWQELSQNTAETLERHTPSVRSLPAVDELPPGVTPHQALADAEDLLAHLAQRRSLGIWILRPKVVRRTAYLWSQFRINGRLADTPAALEATRDYFRLLIEIEATWSHWSVHQAPPNGSLARQVTALRQAHQQLQTIHKIVDVTTQLADRLRALSLAPPPLQGRPQTDLFLQAIERARHAQEERQVRDRFSELVSRVQQAIREASLVKFRDRLATDVRQGDTAAYGRHLQKLAALHERKQRAETVAGFEELLQRAGAKPLVAAIHDPQARAALRDRLDHLGKAWQWRFARNWLDQHVSQLAQAGTAAARQAAEAQLAQATENLVAAKTWRGTQVRLQANRSLGRALVAWEKLVKKLGRTGKYAESNRRAAREQMQQCRSAIPAWIMPLHRVVEQIEMEPEIYDVVIVDEASQTGPEGLLLQYLAKQCIIVGDDKQISPEGGFIDQSQVQLLIQQHLADDPLAATLKPQFSLFEQAAIRYGTRTTLREHFRCVPEIIRFSNDLCYQDTPLVPLRQYAPTRLDPLVVCRVIDGYREGRDSKVINRPEAAAIVHQVQACLQQPEYSGKSFGVVCLQGQEQARLIEHLLLEAVGPEPFKDPRRQLLCGDPYSFQGDERDVVFLSLVAALEGDRRFAAMTRETYRQRFNVAVSRARDQVWLFHSVDIDDLNPNCMRRKLLEYFYNPSMVALTTDLSRCESQFERDVAEALVARGYRVLPQFEVAGRRIDLVVEDNHGRIAIECNGDVWHGPERWDHDMQRQRILERCGWRFLRIRGSQFYARPTPALDELCASLTHQGIQPLRAGAAAPNQAQTVLRKVSGIECLEALGKQVAEKPENTIALEPPPGTEEDDREEPEFELTPNGLVHELESDGKELLEEADDEEESSDTSPPTEAELELVAQCLADAGEPLKRAQILFRTSLPESRWTVVRSELLARERIMQWGERKGARYALAGQSEHASQPAELGPEDKALIYEVVKFPAAYWGALSHWAKVNGHLEAWQRSLAYSLGQLRRNGRLPSLKQARQGLKIVDLATRHGFRVNADQLPTDRSKLHD, encoded by the coding sequence TTGGCCGATCTGGTTGCGATGCGGACCAAAGTTGTCCGCGACATCAGCCCGTCGACCGGCCTTTTCTGGATCCACCGGCTACCCGCTGATCCTCACTGCTTCGCGCAGGCCCAAACACCGGACGACGAAGAGGAGGCCTGGCTGCGGATAGATAAGCCGCGACCACCTGCGCGACCCCGCTGTCCCGAAATCTGCCAACCGTGGCTTGAGCTCTCATCCTTAGAGCAAGTGAACCAGGTCCCGCAACTTCGGGAAGAGATTGCCGATCCCGGCTGGCAGCCGCCGATCGATTCGGGCGACAGCGAGGAAGCGCTCCCAACACCTCACCTTCGCTTAGTCGATCACCCCGAGGTGCTCACCGCTTGGCAGCGTTTCCTCGAAGACCAGTGGTTGCCCTGGCAGACCAAGCAGCGCCATTGGCTGCTCGTGCAAGACGCCTACAGCCGACTGTTCAAAATCTATCAGGAGCAGTTGCGGCGTGGTGAGCAATACGAGTTGCGGTTCGGCTTTGGGTTGCTGGCCTGGGTCACCCCGCGCAACCAGCGGATCTATCATCCTTTGATCACGGCGAGTGTGGCCATTGAACTGGAGGCCACCTCCGGTTGCCTCCGAGTGTCACCTTCCGTCGACGGTGTCAACCTGTCGCTCGAGCAGGACATGCTGGAAGTCGACGAACGACCCGCTATCGAACTTCAACACCGTACTCGTGAGCAAATCCAACAACTCGGCTCGCCCTGGGAACGAGCAGACTTGCGATCGCTGCTGACTGCGTACGTGCATGGCCTGCATTCGGACGCGCAATATGAAGATGCCCTCGAGCCCCCCACGCGCGTAACGGAAGTTCCCCAGGTGTGCTTTGCACCTGTGCTCATCCTCCGCCCGCGGATGGGACGATCCCTGCGGGCTGCCCTACAGAGAATCAGTGAGCAAATCCACACCGGAGGCCGGCTGCCAGCCGGCATCGCCGAGCTGGTTACCAGCGACGATGCCCCCAAGGACCTGTCGCAGCGGAGCACCGCCGCGGATTCCACCATCCCCGCGGACCACTCCGAGTCGGATGGCATTCTATTTCCATTGCCCTACAACCGGGAACAAGAACAGATCATCGAGCGATTGGGCGGCCGTACGGGGGTTTTGGTGCAAGGGCCGCCCGGCACCGGAAAGAGCCACACGATTACGAATTTGGTCTGCCATTTTCTCGCCCAGGGCCGGCGAGTCTTGGTTACCAGCCAGACGCCCCGCGCGCTGAAGGTGCTCCGGGATAAGTTCCCGACCGAGATCAAACCACTCGCCGTCAGCCTCCTGGGTGAAAACCAAGAAGCCATGGCGAGCCTGGAAGCCTCCGTGCAGGGAATCCTGCGTTACACAGCGAACACCTCACTGGAGCAACTCGACCAAGCGATCGACGTGCATCGTAAGCAACGTTGTGAAATGCGGGCGGAACTGGCGCGGCTACACACACTCGACGCGGAACAGCGCCGTACGGAATTAGCCACGATCACCATTCCCTCGACCCCTTATCGTGGTAAAGCACAAGCGCTCGCCCAGCAGTTGGCCATGGAGGCTGACCGGTACGACTGGTTTCCATCAGCCCCGCTCCAACCGATTTGCCCGCTCACGGCCGCGCAGCTCGAAGAGCTTTTCAGCTTCTGGTCCGAAGCTTCGCAAGACCGACAGCTGCTGACCCTGCAACTCCCCGGCGCGAATGTGCTGCCCTCCGTCGCGGAACTCGATCAGGCTGTGGATCGCCTCAAAATGGTGCGTCTCAAGGCTCGCGTCACGGCGACGGGAAACTCCGAGCTCCATGAGCACTTGGTGCAGTTGCCGCTCGCGGAGTTATCTGCTCTGCAGAACGTCGCTACTCAGCTGCAGGCCGCCTGGTTGGAATTGTCCGAGGCGCTCGAGCCTTGGCACCGTCAAGCGCTGGCGGATTTGCGCGGCGGGAACCGACTCGATTGGCAGGAGCTATCGCAGAATACGGCCGAAACGCTTGAGCGCCACACGCCTTCGGTGCGCAGCTTGCCCGCGGTGGACGAACTTCCCCCTGGGGTCACTCCCCATCAAGCCCTCGCGGACGCCGAAGACCTGCTCGCTCATTTGGCACAACGCCGTAGCCTGGGCATCTGGATCTTGCGCCCCAAGGTAGTGCGACGCACTGCCTACCTCTGGTCTCAGTTCCGCATCAATGGACGCTTGGCCGACACGCCGGCCGCCCTCGAAGCGACTCGCGACTACTTCCGCCTGCTGATCGAGATCGAGGCCACTTGGTCTCACTGGTCGGTGCATCAAGCGCCGCCGAATGGCTCCCTCGCCCGCCAGGTGACGGCCTTACGCCAGGCGCATCAACAGCTGCAAACCATCCACAAAATCGTCGACGTGACCACGCAGCTGGCGGACCGCTTGCGGGCGCTGTCACTGGCTCCTCCACCACTGCAGGGTCGACCGCAAACCGACCTGTTTCTGCAAGCGATCGAGCGGGCGAGGCACGCCCAAGAAGAACGACAAGTTCGCGACAGGTTCAGCGAACTGGTCAGCCGCGTGCAACAGGCAATCCGCGAAGCGTCGTTGGTCAAATTTCGAGACCGTTTGGCAACCGATGTTCGCCAAGGGGATACCGCGGCATATGGCCGGCATCTCCAAAAATTGGCCGCTTTGCATGAGCGTAAGCAACGGGCCGAGACCGTCGCCGGGTTCGAAGAGCTGCTGCAGCGCGCCGGAGCCAAGCCGCTTGTTGCGGCGATCCATGATCCGCAGGCGCGAGCCGCTCTGCGCGACCGCCTCGACCACTTGGGGAAGGCGTGGCAATGGCGGTTTGCCAGGAACTGGTTGGATCAACACGTTTCGCAGCTCGCACAAGCCGGCACCGCGGCGGCCCGGCAAGCGGCCGAGGCGCAACTGGCCCAAGCGACCGAGAATCTAGTCGCCGCCAAAACCTGGCGCGGAACCCAAGTGCGGCTGCAGGCCAATCGCAGCCTGGGGCGGGCACTGGTGGCCTGGGAAAAGCTCGTCAAAAAGCTCGGCCGGACCGGCAAGTACGCCGAATCGAATCGCCGCGCTGCGCGCGAGCAGATGCAGCAATGCCGCTCGGCCATTCCCGCCTGGATCATGCCCTTACACCGGGTGGTCGAGCAGATCGAGATGGAACCGGAAATCTACGATGTCGTGATCGTCGATGAGGCCAGCCAGACGGGACCCGAGGGTTTGTTGCTGCAGTATTTGGCCAAGCAGTGCATCATCGTCGGCGATGACAAGCAGATCTCGCCGGAGGGCGGATTCATCGATCAGTCTCAGGTGCAACTGCTGATCCAGCAGCACCTCGCCGATGATCCGCTCGCCGCAACCTTGAAGCCGCAGTTCAGCTTGTTCGAGCAGGCGGCCATTCGTTACGGCACCCGAACAACCCTCCGCGAGCACTTTCGCTGCGTGCCCGAGATTATTCGCTTTTCGAACGACTTGTGTTACCAGGACACGCCGCTGGTTCCATTGCGCCAGTACGCGCCCACGCGACTCGACCCACTGGTCGTCTGCCGCGTCATCGATGGCTATCGGGAGGGTCGCGATTCCAAGGTGATCAATCGCCCGGAAGCCGCAGCGATTGTTCACCAAGTCCAAGCCTGCCTGCAACAGCCGGAATACAGCGGTAAAAGTTTCGGCGTGGTGTGCCTGCAGGGTCAAGAACAGGCCCGCTTGATTGAGCACCTGCTGCTGGAAGCGGTCGGTCCTGAGCCCTTCAAAGACCCGCGGCGGCAGCTGCTGTGCGGTGACCCGTACAGCTTCCAGGGCGACGAGCGGGATGTAGTCTTCTTGAGCTTGGTTGCTGCCTTGGAAGGCGATCGACGTTTCGCCGCCATGACGCGGGAAACCTATCGTCAGAGGTTCAACGTGGCGGTGTCACGTGCTCGCGATCAAGTCTGGCTGTTCCACAGCGTCGACATCGACGACCTGAACCCCAACTGCATGCGGCGTAAGCTGCTGGAATATTTTTACAATCCGAGTATGGTTGCGTTGACAACCGACTTGAGCCGGTGCGAAAGTCAATTCGAGCGCGACGTCGCCGAGGCCCTGGTGGCACGCGGCTATCGGGTCCTGCCCCAATTCGAGGTTGCCGGCCGCCGGATCGATCTCGTGGTCGAAGATAACCACGGGCGAATCGCGATCGAATGCAATGGGGATGTGTGGCATGGCCCTGAGCGATGGGACCATGACATGCAGCGTCAGCGAATCCTGGAACGCTGCGGCTGGCGGTTCTTGCGGATCCGCGGCAGTCAGTTCTACGCCCGTCCGACTCCGGCCCTCGACGAGCTCTGTGCTTCCCTGACCCACCAGGGCATCCAACCGTTGCGCGCGGGTGCAGCCGCTCCGAACCAGGCACAGACAGTCCTTCGCAAAGTTTCCGGCATCGAATGCCTTGAGGCCCTCGGCAAACAGGTCGCCGAAAAACCGGAGAACACCATCGCCCTGGAGCCGCCCCCTGGGACGGAAGAAGACGATCGCGAGGAACCGGAGTTCGAGCTCACGCCAAACGGCCTGGTCCACGAGCTGGAGTCCGACGGGAAAGAGCTCCTCGAGGAAGCCGATGACGAGGAAGAATCGTCGGACACCTCACCGCCGACGGAGGCGGAACTAGAACTCGTCGCTCAATGCCTGGCCGATGCCGGCGAGCCCCTCAAGCGGGCCCAAATCCTGTTTCGCACCAGTCTTCCCGAGTCGCGTTGGACCGTGGTGCGGAGCGAACTGCTCGCACGTGAGCGGATCATGCAATGGGGCGAAAGAAAGGGCGCGCGGTACGCCCTGGCCGGCCAAAGCGAGCATGCTTCGCAGCCGGCCGAGCTAGGGCCCGAAGATAAGGCCCTGATCTACGAAGTGGTGAAATTCCCGGCAGCCTATTGGGGAGCGCTATCGCACTGGGCCAAAGTCAACGGCCATCTCGAAGCCTGGCAGCGAAGCTTGGCTTACTCGCTGGGACAGTTGCGCCGCAACGGGCGACTCCCCAGCCTCAAGCAGGCTCGGCAAGGCCTGAAAATCGTCGATTTGGCAACCCGGCATGGCTTTCGCGTGAACGCTGATCAACTGCCAACTGACCGATCCAAGTTGCATGACTAA
- a CDS encoding AAA family ATPase produces MTSRVQIEAVSQQVAAQLSEFVRRGRGLCLIKAPPGSGKTYTLMQAVAVAVAQGRRVAVATQTNAQADDICHRLSRDYRGTPVWRFAAADSAPPEGWPRTVSWITTARALPETAGVVIGTTAKWSLTPLTAAFDLLCVDEAWQMCWADFMLLQQVAPQFVLIGDPGQIPPVVAIKVHRWETSPRAPHLPAPELLLADPSVEKLALELPACRRLPADSVELVRPFYDFEFGAWAAPGERYLRVAGPGSGDPLDRLLGMLDEATAAIATLKTAPQGPPLEQDNQIADLAAALAQRALVRQAQVADTDDARPVPLQPQDIGISATHRVLNSAMLRALPDALQESPGGIRVDTPERWQGLERKLMIVVHPLSGISRPSEFDLETGRLCVMASRHRSALLIVTRDHVPQTLDRYMPRAEQAPGRPDVTGRGHWQHLQFWQTLAGGGRIVSCA; encoded by the coding sequence GTGACCTCCCGGGTACAAATTGAGGCCGTTAGTCAACAGGTGGCTGCACAGCTCAGCGAGTTCGTGCGCCGAGGGCGTGGCCTGTGCTTGATCAAGGCCCCGCCTGGGTCGGGCAAGACCTACACCCTGATGCAGGCGGTCGCGGTGGCCGTCGCCCAGGGACGACGGGTGGCCGTCGCCACGCAAACCAATGCCCAGGCCGATGACATCTGTCATCGGCTCAGCCGCGATTATCGCGGCACGCCGGTTTGGCGGTTTGCGGCTGCCGATAGTGCACCTCCCGAGGGGTGGCCCCGAACCGTGTCCTGGATCACTACCGCGCGGGCTCTGCCTGAAACGGCCGGCGTTGTTATCGGCACCACGGCGAAGTGGTCGCTCACCCCATTGACCGCCGCCTTCGATCTGCTCTGCGTGGACGAAGCCTGGCAAATGTGTTGGGCCGATTTCATGCTCCTGCAGCAGGTCGCGCCGCAGTTCGTTTTGATCGGTGATCCAGGCCAGATCCCGCCGGTGGTGGCCATTAAGGTGCACCGCTGGGAGACGTCGCCCCGGGCGCCGCATTTGCCGGCGCCGGAACTGTTGCTTGCCGACCCATCAGTCGAAAAGCTCGCACTCGAATTGCCCGCTTGCCGACGGTTACCCGCCGATTCGGTGGAGCTTGTCCGACCGTTTTATGATTTTGAGTTTGGGGCGTGGGCCGCGCCCGGTGAACGCTATCTTCGCGTGGCGGGTCCTGGGAGCGGCGATCCGCTCGATCGCCTTCTAGGCATGCTGGATGAGGCCACCGCGGCGATCGCCACCTTGAAGACCGCACCTCAAGGGCCGCCACTCGAGCAAGACAACCAAATTGCCGATTTGGCGGCCGCGCTTGCGCAGCGGGCCCTCGTGCGGCAGGCGCAGGTTGCTGACACCGATGACGCAAGACCGGTTCCGCTCCAACCTCAAGATATCGGCATCAGTGCCACCCACCGCGTTCTCAACAGCGCCATGCTCCGCGCCTTGCCCGACGCGCTTCAAGAGTCCCCAGGCGGCATTCGCGTCGATACGCCGGAACGGTGGCAGGGGCTCGAGCGAAAGCTGATGATCGTCGTCCACCCCTTGTCCGGTATCAGCCGACCCTCGGAGTTTGATCTGGAGACGGGGCGGCTGTGCGTGATGGCTTCGCGGCATCGGTCGGCGTTGCTGATCGTCACCCGCGATCACGTTCCGCAGACGCTCGATCGGTATATGCCTCGCGCCGAGCAAGCCCCAGGCCGGCCCGATGTAACGGGACGGGGCCATTGGCAGCATCTTCAGTTCTGGCAGACGCTTGCGGGTGGCGGACGCATTGTGAGTTGTGCGTAA
- a CDS encoding metallophosphoesterase, which produces MYDLIGDIHGHADELEALLQQLGYRPQDGVYAHPERRVIFLGDFIDRGPQIARVLELAQAMVAAGTALAVLGNHELNALAFHTANRHEPGACLRPHTEKNIHQHCQTLTQLDHAQRTAALDWFRTLPLWLELDGLRVIHACWDDSAQQQVASALADGPLTDEFLHAACSPLGELYEPVETLLKGRELELPDGLQFLDKDGHPRSSIRARWYLPPVGQTYRSYALQADPVACELPLAVNARQANGYPTDAPPVFFGHYWLSAPRPTVLANNVACIDYSVAKGGLLCAYRWQGEQQLRDEHFVWVPAAT; this is translated from the coding sequence ATGTACGACCTGATCGGCGACATCCACGGCCATGCCGATGAGCTGGAGGCGTTGCTCCAGCAACTTGGCTACCGTCCCCAGGACGGCGTCTACGCCCATCCCGAGCGCCGTGTCATCTTCCTGGGCGACTTTATCGACCGCGGGCCGCAGATCGCCCGCGTCCTCGAGCTCGCCCAAGCCATGGTCGCCGCCGGCACGGCGCTGGCGGTGTTGGGTAACCACGAGCTCAATGCCTTGGCATTCCACACGGCGAACCGCCACGAGCCCGGCGCCTGCCTGCGGCCGCACACCGAGAAGAACATCCACCAGCACTGCCAAACGCTCACTCAACTCGACCACGCCCAACGGACCGCGGCCCTCGATTGGTTCCGCACTTTACCGCTCTGGCTAGAACTCGACGGCCTGCGGGTCATCCACGCCTGCTGGGACGATTCCGCCCAGCAGCAGGTCGCGTCGGCGCTCGCTGACGGCCCGCTCACCGACGAGTTTTTGCACGCCGCCTGCAGCCCCCTCGGCGAGCTCTATGAGCCGGTCGAAACATTGCTCAAAGGCCGCGAACTCGAGCTGCCTGACGGACTGCAGTTCCTCGACAAAGATGGTCACCCGCGCAGCAGCATTCGCGCCCGCTGGTATCTGCCCCCGGTCGGTCAGACCTACCGCAGCTACGCGCTGCAGGCCGATCCCGTCGCTTGCGAGCTGCCGCTTGCCGTGAACGCACGGCAAGCCAACGGCTATCCCACCGATGCCCCGCCGGTCTTCTTCGGCCACTACTGGCTCAGCGCCCCCCGACCGACCGTGTTGGCAAACAACGTCGCCTGTATCGATTACAGCGTCGCCAAGGGCGGCCTGCTGTGTGCCTACCGCTGGCAGGGCGAGCAGCAACTGCGCGATGAGCACTTCGTCTGGGTCCCCGCGGCGACGTAA
- a CDS encoding type I restriction-modification system subunit M: MLGRPHPAGPPGPAFRTPLGQPSSRFASHGAQKTELYSSLWQSCDELRGGMDASQYKDYVLVLLFLKYISDKYAGVPYAPITIPKGASFKDLVALKGKPDIGDQINKRILAPLAAANKLADFPDFNDATKLGSGKELVDRLTNLIAIFENKALDFSKNRADGDDILGDAYEYLMRHFATESGKSKGQFYTPAEVSRVMAQIVGIRQAKTSAATTVYDPTCGSGSLLLKVGDEAGTEVTLYGQEKDTATSALARMNMILHNNPTALIEQGNTLTTPKFKDGDTLKTFDYVVANPPFSDKRWSTGLDPAHDPFDRFQSFGTPPGKQGDYAYLLHIVRSLKSTGCGACILPHGVLFRGNAEADIRRNLVRKGYLKGIIGLPANLFYGTGIPACIVVVDKRHAQARKGIFLIDASRGFMKDGPKNRLRAQDIHKIVDTFNKQVEIPKYARLVPFDEIERNEFNLNLPRYIDSQEPEDLQDIDGHLRGGIPERDLDGLSCYWQVCPGLRQTLFRPNRPGYVDLAVERGTIKTTIYEHPEFAAFIAGMNEHFAVWRKRQAKRLRRLAAGCHPKQIIAEVSEDLLAHYRDQPLIDAYDVYQHLMDYWATTMQDDCYLIAADGWRAETYRVLVSKPGKDGKPGKEVDKGWNCDLTPKPLIVARYFAPQQQALDELAGQLEGLAAQLAELEEEQGGEEGAFAELDKVNKLSVAARLKELKADKQTAQQNAEETEALGRWLALNTEEAELKKQIKEAEGALDAQAHAKYPLLTEAEVQALVVDGKWLAALDAAIHGEMDRISQALTQRVKELAERYATPLPQMVDRVAELEAKVNGHLERMGFAWK, translated from the coding sequence ATGCTGGGTCGTCCGCATCCGGCGGGCCCACCGGGTCCCGCCTTCCGCACGCCTCTCGGGCAGCCCTCATCAAGATTCGCATCGCATGGCGCTCAAAAAACTGAACTCTACTCCTCCCTCTGGCAATCGTGCGACGAGCTGCGCGGCGGCATGGATGCCAGCCAGTACAAGGACTACGTGCTGGTCCTGCTGTTCCTCAAGTACATCAGCGACAAGTACGCCGGCGTGCCCTATGCGCCGATCACGATCCCCAAGGGGGCCAGCTTCAAGGATCTGGTCGCGCTGAAGGGCAAGCCCGACATCGGCGACCAGATCAACAAGCGAATCCTCGCCCCGCTGGCCGCGGCCAACAAGCTGGCCGACTTCCCCGACTTCAACGACGCCACCAAGCTCGGCAGCGGCAAGGAGCTGGTCGATCGGCTCACCAACCTGATCGCCATCTTCGAGAACAAGGCCCTCGATTTTTCCAAGAACCGCGCCGACGGCGACGACATTCTTGGCGATGCCTACGAATACCTGATGCGGCACTTCGCCACCGAAAGTGGCAAGAGCAAGGGCCAGTTCTACACGCCCGCCGAGGTCAGCCGCGTGATGGCCCAGATCGTCGGCATTCGCCAGGCCAAGACCAGCGCCGCCACGACCGTCTACGACCCGACCTGCGGCTCCGGTTCGTTGTTGCTCAAGGTCGGCGACGAGGCCGGCACCGAGGTCACCCTCTACGGCCAGGAAAAAGACACCGCCACCAGCGCCCTGGCCCGCATGAACATGATCCTCCACAACAACCCCACCGCCCTGATCGAGCAGGGCAACACCCTGACCACGCCCAAGTTCAAGGACGGCGACACCCTCAAGACGTTCGACTACGTCGTCGCCAATCCACCGTTTTCCGACAAGCGCTGGAGCACTGGGCTCGATCCGGCGCACGACCCGTTCGACCGGTTCCAAAGCTTCGGCACCCCGCCGGGCAAGCAAGGCGACTACGCCTATCTGCTGCACATCGTCCGCTCGCTCAAGAGCACCGGCTGCGGCGCCTGCATCCTGCCCCACGGCGTGCTGTTTCGCGGCAATGCCGAGGCCGACATCCGCCGCAACCTCGTTCGCAAGGGCTACCTCAAGGGGATCATCGGCCTGCCGGCCAACCTGTTCTACGGCACCGGCATCCCGGCCTGCATCGTCGTCGTCGACAAGCGCCACGCGCAGGCCCGCAAAGGCATCTTTCTGATCGATGCCAGCCGCGGGTTCATGAAGGACGGGCCCAAGAACCGCCTCCGGGCCCAGGACATCCACAAGATCGTCGACACCTTCAACAAGCAGGTCGAGATTCCCAAGTACGCGCGGCTGGTCCCGTTCGACGAGATCGAGCGGAACGAGTTCAACCTCAACCTGCCGCGCTACATCGACAGCCAGGAGCCCGAGGATCTGCAGGACATCGACGGCCATCTCCGCGGCGGCATTCCCGAGCGCGATCTCGACGGCCTGAGCTGCTACTGGCAGGTCTGCCCGGGCCTGCGTCAAACCTTGTTCCGCCCCAACCGCCCGGGCTACGTCGATCTGGCGGTCGAGCGGGGCACGATCAAGACGACGATCTACGAACATCCCGAGTTTGCGGCGTTCATCGCCGGGATGAACGAGCATTTCGCCGTCTGGCGCAAACGGCAGGCCAAGCGGCTGCGGCGGCTGGCGGCGGGTTGTCATCCGAAGCAGATTATCGCCGAGGTGTCCGAAGACCTGCTGGCCCATTATCGCGATCAGCCGCTGATCGATGCCTACGACGTCTATCAGCACCTGATGGACTACTGGGCCACGACGATGCAGGACGATTGCTACCTGATCGCCGCCGACGGCTGGCGGGCCGAGACCTATCGCGTGCTCGTGAGCAAGCCGGGCAAGGACGGCAAGCCCGGAAAGGAAGTCGACAAGGGTTGGAACTGCGACCTGACTCCCAAGCCGCTGATTGTGGCGCGGTACTTTGCCCCGCAGCAGCAGGCGCTCGACGAGCTGGCCGGCCAGCTCGAGGGGCTCGCCGCGCAGCTCGCCGAACTCGAAGAAGAGCAGGGGGGCGAGGAAGGGGCGTTCGCCGAGCTGGACAAGGTCAACAAGCTGAGCGTCGCGGCCCGGCTCAAGGAACTTAAGGCCGACAAGCAGACCGCCCAGCAGAACGCCGAGGAGACCGAGGCACTGGGTCGCTGGCTGGCGCTCAACACCGAAGAGGCGGAGCTCAAGAAGCAGATCAAGGAGGCCGAGGGGGCGCTCGATGCCCAGGCACACGCCAAGTACCCGCTGCTCACCGAGGCCGAGGTGCAGGCTCTCGTTGTCGACGGCAAATGGCTCGCCGCGCTCGATGCGGCCATTCACGGCGAGATGGACCGCATCAGCCAGGCACTCACGCAGCGGGTCAAGGAGTTGGCCGAGCGTTACGCGACGCCGCTGCCGCAGATGGTCGACCGCGTTGCGGAGTTGGAGGCCAAGGTGAACGGCCATCTGGAAAGGATGGGGTTCGCATGGAAGTGA